The genomic window CCTGCAACACCAGCGGCAGCGCCGCCGCCGCCTCGGCAATCAGCTTCACCGCACGAAAGCCGATCGGGTTGCCCAGAAACCCGGTCCTGGTCAGCGACACCGTGTCTCGCGGGCTCCACGCCACCCTGCCGGACCCCCCGGCATAGGCCACCACCGGCCCCGTCGCCGATGCCTTCTGTTCCGGCACCACCGTCTCGGCACGCCGCAGGAAATCGAAAACCATGTCAGGCAACTCCTTTGCGTCAGGCCGCACGGGCCAGGGCCTCGGCCCGAAGGCCGCAACCGATGTTTCCAATTCTGAAAGAACGGGCTTTCATCTTGGCGCAAATATCCCCGCCGGAGGCTCCGCCGCCGGGGGCGGACGCTCCGCGGGGGATATTTAATCCAAGATGAAACTCACAGCGTCCGGATGCCCGGCCTGCGCCAGGTCTGCGCGGGCTCGATCATCAGATCATGCAGCGCCCAGACCAGCGCATCAACCCGGTCGGGGCTGCCGCGCCCCTGATAGCCCTGAACCGTCATGCGGCACATCTGGTCTTCCAGCCGCCCCAGCCCGCGCAGATGCAACACCCGGCCCTGCTCATACAGCGCCGCCACCGGTTCCGCCCGCGCCGCCTTCCCCTTCGAGGCCCGCACCGCGCGAAACGGCACCAGCGGGTCGATCTGCCGGATCACGCTTTCCACCAGATCGCCGCCCTGGTTGACCTCGGCCACCAGCCGGTCGGCGCCGTGCCGGTCCATTGCCGCCAGCGCCGCCCGCGCCCAGGCGTCGGGCGAGGCCGCCGACACCGAGGCATCCTCCAGCACCACCGCGCGCCAGTCCTGCGGCGGCCCGTCGGTGATGGCCCCCACCACCACGATGCCGCATTCATCCGACCCGCCATGCCCGGTCACCGGCGGATCGACCGCCACCACCACCCGGCCCAGCTTCGGCGCGCGCTCCAGCCGGCCCGCCTCAAGCCGCGCCGTGGTCCACAGCGCGCCCTCCGCGTCCTCAAGCAGCATCCCGTCCAGTTCCTGCCGCCCCAGCCGCGTGCCCTCATACCGGGTCCGCACCTCCTCCAGGAACGAGGCCGCCAGATACGCCCGGTTCGCCTCGGTCGGGGAATGGGTCAGCACGGTCGAGGGGTTGTTCAGGATGGACTTCAGCACCGCCACATTGCGCGGCGTGGTGGTGACCACCTGCCGCGGATGCTGCCCCAGCCGCAGCGCGAACTGCAACTGGTCCCAGGTTTCCTCAGCCTTCTTCCACTTCGCCAACTCGTCCACCCAGGCCGCATCGAACTGCGGCCCGCGGAGCGAATCCGGCTCATGCGCCGAAAACACCTGCGCCACCGCGCCATTCGGCCACACCAGCCGCCTGCGCCCCGCCTCCCAATCCGGGCGGCGGTCGGGGGGCGAACAGGCGAGGATGCCGGAGTCGCCGAACACCATCACTTCGCGCACCTGGTCGATGGTTTCCCCCACCAGCGCCACGCGTCTGCCCCGCCCGGGGTCCAGTGGCCCCGCACCTTCCACTTCGGCGCGCACCCACTCGGCCCCGGCGCGGGTCTTGCCCGCCCCGCGCCCCCCCATGATCACCCAGGTCTTCCAGGCGCCATCCGGGGGCAACTGATGCGGCAGCGCCCAGAACTCGAACATCCAGGGCAGCGCCAGCAGACTTGCATCGCTCAAGCCCCCCAGGAACTCATCCACCACCTCCGGCGTCACGGAGGCAAGCCAGGCGGCGCCCGATCTCATCCCGCGCGGCGTCGAAATCGAGCGCGGTATCGTGGACGACCCCGGCAACCTGCTTGCGGAGTTTGTCAACTCTTGTCCTTTCGTCCATGACCATCTGGAACGCGTCCCGCAGATCGCGGACCGCCTGCTTCGCCGCCTTCACCTCGCCGGTCTCGCCATCGCGAACCTTGCGGACCGCGACCACCAGTTCCTGCGCGATCTCGCGATAGAGCTCTTCCGTTGCCGAAAGCAGATCGTTCGGCGTTCCTTCTCCGGCGGAGAAAATCATTGTCATCTAGCTGCGCCCGCCTCTCATGCCTGTCCGCACGAGCGAAATGAAAAAGCGGCGCCGGGTGTCACCCCGTGCCGCTCGCCCACTTCTTCTAGCATGCCCGAAGGTATACCTTGGACCGTTCGCAAAGTCAAGCCGAAAATCCAACAGGATCAGGGGGTTGACCGAACGCCCGGTTAAGGCTTCGCTAACCTAGTTCCCCTGCACCCCGCCCGCATCCTCGACACCCTGC from Paracoccaceae bacterium Fryx2 includes these protein-coding regions:
- a CDS encoding terminase family protein encodes the protein MRSGAAWLASVTPEVVDEFLGGLSDASLLALPWMFEFWALPHQLPPDGAWKTWVIMGGRGAGKTRAGAEWVRAEVEGAGPLDPGRGRRVALVGETIDQVREVMVFGDSGILACSPPDRRPDWEAGRRRLVWPNGAVAQVFSAHEPDSLRGPQFDAAWVDELAKWKKAEETWDQLQFALRLGQHPRQVVTTTPRNVAVLKSILNNPSTVLTHSPTEANRAYLAASFLEEVRTRYEGTRLGRQELDGMLLEDAEGALWTTARLEAGRLERAPKLGRVVVAVDPPVTGHGGSDECGIVVVGAITDGPPQDWRAVVLEDASVSAASPDAWARAALAAMDRHGADRLVAEVNQGGDLVESVIRQIDPLVPFRAVRASKGKAARAEPVAALYEQGRVLHLRGLGRLEDQMCRMTVQGYQGRGSPDRVDALVWALHDLMIEPAQTWRRPGIRTL